Proteins co-encoded in one Acidithiobacillus caldus ATCC 51756 genomic window:
- a CDS encoding alpha-ketoacid dehydrogenase subunit beta, whose protein sequence is MSTMRYWQALNRALDAELREDDAVFLLGEDVGLYGGTYRVSEGLLARYGEWRVRDTPISENSFTGLGVGAAMLGLRPVVEIMTINFALLAMDAIVNMAAKIPFMSGGQFPMPLTVRMPGGVARQLGAQHSQRLEAMFMGVPGVRMVVPSTPQDAYWQLRQAIRSEEPVLVLEHELLYFTTGEVDENLPAPPMHQAICRRPGSDLSCITYSRMVAVAETAAEQLAKDGIDMEIIDLRSLAPIDWDSCVRSVQKTHHALILTEDPRFGGASAELTATLQERCFYWLDAPVARVAGLDLPTPFNGELEAASIPRVADVLAAAKALLSPQ, encoded by the coding sequence ATGAGCACCATGCGCTACTGGCAAGCGCTGAACCGCGCCTTGGATGCCGAATTGCGGGAGGACGACGCCGTTTTCCTCCTGGGCGAGGATGTTGGGCTCTATGGCGGCACCTATCGGGTGAGCGAGGGGCTATTGGCCAGGTATGGGGAGTGGCGGGTGCGCGACACCCCCATCTCCGAAAACAGCTTCACTGGCCTCGGCGTGGGTGCGGCCATGCTGGGATTGCGTCCGGTGGTGGAGATCATGACCATCAACTTCGCCCTCCTGGCCATGGATGCCATCGTCAATATGGCGGCCAAGATCCCATTCATGTCCGGCGGCCAGTTCCCCATGCCCCTCACCGTGCGGATGCCCGGCGGCGTGGCGCGGCAATTGGGAGCCCAGCATTCCCAACGTCTGGAAGCCATGTTCATGGGGGTACCGGGCGTGCGTATGGTTGTCCCGTCCACGCCCCAGGATGCCTACTGGCAACTGCGCCAAGCCATCCGCAGCGAGGAGCCCGTCCTCGTGTTGGAACACGAGCTCCTCTATTTCACGACGGGTGAGGTAGACGAAAACCTTCCCGCACCGCCCATGCACCAGGCGATTTGTCGGCGACCGGGTTCCGATCTCAGCTGCATCACTTATTCGCGCATGGTGGCTGTGGCCGAAACGGCGGCGGAGCAGTTGGCCAAGGACGGCATCGACATGGAAATCATCGACCTGCGCAGTCTGGCGCCGATAGACTGGGACAGCTGTGTACGCTCCGTGCAGAAGACGCACCACGCCCTCATTCTCACCGAAGACCCCCGTTTTGGCGGCGCCTCCGCTGAGCTCACGGCAACGCTTCAGGAACGCTGCTTCTACTGGCTGGATGCCCCGGTGGCGCGCGTCGCCGGACTGGACCTACCAACACCCTTCAACGGCGAGCTGGAGGCGGCGTCCATACCGCGAGTCGCCGATGTCCTTGCCGCCGCCAAAGCCCTGCTGTCACCGCAATAA